In Desulfobacterales bacterium, the sequence TGGCAAACATATGAACGCGAGAATCTGGGGGAACTTTCAGCCCTCGCCTTCTCTCAGGTACCGAGCAGCAGCTTAACGATAACCGGATTTTTCGTCAAGCTCGAAAAACTGGATCATCGAGTATAAAATTTAATTTTTCGCATTATTTTAAGTTAGCATATGTGCGAACTTTTTTCAAGCTTCTTGTAATATAGGGCGCACAACCAATCAATAGACTCTGGCCCAAAAAGCTGACGCTTTTTCGGCAGGTCATTTCAGGCGTTCGGTTTAAAAGTTGAAGGGAACAATGAATATGAATGGGGGTCGGACCAAGATAACTAACTGATATCAAGCGAAATGCTCTTGAAATGCCCCCCCTTGATTTGGGCCTATATCGCCCTTTTTGGGGGTAAAACGGGCAACATATAGGCAATTGAACTAATGGCGAGAGTTCAACGACACTATATACCAGGACAAATATGGCACATCACTCACAGGTGCCACAAACGGGAATTTTTGCTTAAATTTTCCAAGGATCGAAGTAGATGGCTTCAATGGCTGTATGAAGCAAAAAAACGATATGGATTGGTGATTTTGAATTATGCAGTTACTTCGAATCATATTCATCTTCTTGTAGTTGGAAGCAGTGAAAGGGATGTCATCCCAAATTCGATTAAACTGATTGCAGGAAGAACAGGCCAGGAATTTAATCAACGAAAAAATCGTAAGGGTGCATTTTGGGAAGACCGATATCATGCGACAGCAATTGAAAACGGAGACCATCTTTTGAGATGTCTCGTCTATATTGATCTGAATATGGTAAGGGCGGGGGTTGTTCATCATCCATCGGAATGGCCTTTTGGTGGTTATAATGAAATCCATTAACCCAAAAGGAAGAAGGCCTTAATAAATTATCAGAAACTTACATCACTACTTGGTTTTGATTCCTGTGGTGACGTCATAAAGTATCACCAAAAGTGGGTGGATGATTTTCTCGGAAATGGCAATAATATTCGTGATGACAAATGGACCACAAGTCTTGCTATCGGAAACAGGAGTTTTGTTGAAAGAGTAAAATTTTTAATGGGGGCGTTGGCTGTAGGGCGGAAAAGTACTGAAGCTGGAGATTCTTATCAACTACGAAAACCTGCTGTTCCCCATATTGCTCATTTCGGGGGCAAAAAGGGGGATATAGGGTTTGAAAACAATTGGTTATGGGGTGTTTAAACTGAATATTCAACGGTTTTCTTGGTCCGACTCCCTATGAGGGTGGCATGACCCCGTTCTCGCAAAATAGGCCAAAATTAGATTGAGCAACACGGTCTCTGTTTTCAACCCCTGAGGTTTCCTATCTTTCACGACTACCGCCTGGTATAAATATACGGGCCATAGAATTGTTGGTGTGAATAAAGGTAAACCGTTTATGAAAAAAATAGAGCTAAAGAAAAAGTTAAAGTTAAATAGCATCGTCAAAGCTGCACAAGAATTGTTTCAAGCCAATGGCTTCATCGGTACCAGTATGGATAAAATTGCCGACAAGGCCGGTGTCACCAAACAAACGGTATACCGGTATTTCGATTCGAAGGAGGCACTTTTCAAGGCGGCTCTGGATTTACATCGGCTGGATGCGACGAGTCATGACTTTATAGAGGCACTGAACCTGGAAGACGCAACAAACGCCCTGGAAACATTTGCAACCGGATTCATCGAAAGACATTTGTCCAAGGAGCATCTGGCAAACATCCGTTTGCTGGTATCCGAGGGCCCCATGGTGCCTGAAATAACGCGCGTCTTTTATGCGAGGGGCCCCAGGCGGATGAGAACCCGCCTTTCACAATTCCTGAAGGACAGATTCAACATAGATGACGCCGAATATGAGATTGGCGTTTTTCTGGACATTCTCCTTTCCCTGCGCATGCCTGTGCTTACCGGCCTGCATGCGCCTCCGTCCAGGGAAAGTCTCCGGCGGCATGCCGCCAAAGCCGTCAAGGTCCTCATGAAATTGCTTGATTTATAACGGTCACGGACCGTCCGTGGTCTCCCGCGCCCAAGGTTCGGTCCACAACAAATATAGTAATTTTGTCCCTGTTTATTCAAAAGTTTCATGCAAAATAAAGGGAAGGGTAACCATGACAACCCAAAATTGACCCCCTATGATAACCGAATTTTGACCCCTCTGAGTTAATAAACCATCACGCTTCTTTCAGCCGCCCCCCTGGGGCGTTAGGGGGGCGGGCGGTGGCGCCGCATATTTATCTGTTTTTCAGGGAGTCTTTCAAACGGTAACTGCACCCAGGTGTACTGGATAATATGGGCCTTATGGGTGACCCTGTCGAGATGTGCTGCTGTTAAATTTACATCGCCAAATATCTGCGTCCAGTCCCCGAACCCAAGGTTCGTAGTAATAATTACGGATTTGCGTTCATGGCGCTCTGCCAGCACCTGAAATAAAAGCTGTGCGCCCTCTTGAGAAAAGGGGACATATCCCAATTCGTCTATGATCGCCTGGTATGAGCCTGTTCTCGGCGCAGGCTGATGCTTTCTCGGGCTATAGCGGCTGCATTCACCCCGAAGTACTTTTCTTACCGTGTTCTTCGAATGCCCCGTTTCCCTGGCAATTTTCTTGATCGTTTTCCCGTAAAACCGTTGTGCTGTTGGAATGTAATCGTATTGATCCAGCGTCAACATCTCCTGTTCCCTCCGGTAATTGTGGTTTAATTTAATCAATTACCTCTATTTACCGGAAGACTGTTGCTGGGGTCAATTTTCGGTTAGCAAAAGCATCAATAGCCAGTTCATAATTTATGGGCTGGATCTTTCTTATTCATGCTGTTGAACCGGAGGCGTTTTTACCATCTGCGCAAACAGCAGTGAAATAAGCGCCAATACAGCTGAGGCAAAAAACGGGATGCGCCAGCTTATGGTCCACAAAAAACCTCCAATTACCGGCAGGATAACAGCGGTCAGGTGGTTGATGGTAAAACCAACAGACATGGACGGAGCAATATCTTTTGGATCGGCCAGTTTCCTGAAAAAGGAATTGATGGCGATTACGAAACTGAAAAACA encodes:
- a CDS encoding transposase — encoded protein: MARVQRHYIPGQIWHITHRCHKREFLLKFSKDRSRWLQWLYEAKKRYGLVILNYAVTSNHIHLLVVGSSERDVIPNSIKLIAGRTGQEFNQRKNRKGAFWEDRYHATAIENGDHLLRCLVYIDLNMVRAGVVHHPSEWPFGGYNEIH
- a CDS encoding TetR/AcrR family transcriptional regulator, yielding MKKIELKKKLKLNSIVKAAQELFQANGFIGTSMDKIADKAGVTKQTVYRYFDSKEALFKAALDLHRLDATSHDFIEALNLEDATNALETFATGFIERHLSKEHLANIRLLVSEGPMVPEITRVFYARGPRRMRTRLSQFLKDRFNIDDAEYEIGVFLDILLSLRMPVLTGLHAPPSRESLRRHAAKAVKVLMKLLDL
- a CDS encoding ATP-binding protein; translation: MLTLDQYDYIPTAQRFYGKTIKKIARETGHSKNTVRKVLRGECSRYSPRKHQPAPRTGSYQAIIDELGYVPFSQEGAQLLFQVLAERHERKSVIITTNLGFGDWTQIFGDVNLTAAHLDRVTHKAHIIQYTWVQLPFERLPEKQINMRRHRPPP